DNA from Brassica napus cultivar Da-Ae chromosome C4, Da-Ae, whole genome shotgun sequence:
catattttctaagTTCTTCAAAGAGTAAAAATTGTAATCATAAAAAGCCagtaattatatgtttttagaaGTGTGATTTTCCATTTCCATCGTGTTAAAAAATTTCAGATTacatttattgttttgtttgcttATACTGGCTCTCGCTATTGTTTAAAgtaatgatataatttttttactctCTTGAAGTATCAATTTCTGAATATATCAGAAGTTTACATAAgcattaactattttttttttaaagaagattGAGTTCAATTTAGTTAATGAAATTTTGAGTCTCTTTGATTTTCCagtttacataaaaaaaactattctggAATTCAGATTCTTGCAACTGGGTGATGTTACTAATGTATTATTTTGGAATTTACAGGAAATGATGTCAAAAGAGATGGTTAAAATAAATCCAGATATGCTAATGCTAAGTGATGATCAGACTCCTAAGATTGGAGCTAGCTTGAGCCAATCTAAACGAAGGAAGATTTCAATTGTTGGCATTAAACCCAACATACCTGACCTGAATGTGAAACCTTGTTATGATTCTGATGaggaagaaaaaggagaaattACAAAAACATTTCAGAATCTTGCAGGTTTAAAATCTCATGATGGATGTTATGTTCATCATAAGCTTTTGTACGAGCTTGAGGTCGAGATCTTTGCTCGTCTTCCATGCTTTGAATACTGGAAACTGCAGTTTCTTAACAAGAAATTTTTGCAGTTGTTAAAAAGTGGTGAAATTTTCAGGGTGAGACAAGAAAAAGGCCTTGTGAAACCCTACGTGATTTTGCATTCAGGGGCTGATTCAAATTGGGAAATGTTTGATAaggattttaaaaactttcagaaACTTcctaaagttccttcttctgactATTGCTTTTTCCACAGCGATAAGGAAACAATTAGTGTGGGTACTCAGTTAATTGTCATTGGAAGAGAAATAGAGGGAATTGTGGTGTTTCGCTACGAGCTAGAGAATCATAAGTGGTTCAAAGGTCCTTCAATGATCACACCGAGGGTCATGTACGGTTCTGCTAGCCATGGAAAAACCGCATTTTTTGCAGGAGGCATTCAAAAGGATGACAATGAGAACCCTATAGTTGTTCGAACCGTAGAAAAGTATAATGCTGATACAAAAAGTTGGACTATGATTAATGGAATGCATAAAGCAAGGAAGTTCAGCTCAGGATGTTTCTTGCGTGGAAAGTTTTATGTCCTCGGTGGCCGAGATGAGAATGATAAACACCTCACTTGTGGAGAAAGTTATGATGAGACCACAAATTCTTGGGAGTTGATACCTGACATGTTAAAGGACATGACATTCATTATTCCTTCCCAATCTCCGCCTCTTATAGCTGTGGTTGATGACAATCTATACATGTTGGAGACATCTTTGAACGAGCTTCGCGTATATGATATAAACACAAATATTTGGAAGAAACTTGGTGTTGTCCCTGTGAGCGCAAACACTACCTTTGGTTGGGGGACTGCGTTTAAATCTATGGGAGATAGACTTCTGGTTGTTGGAACTTATCACTCTTGGCATAGGAAAGCAATAGTCTACTCATGCCgtccttctccagacgtggaagaGCAGCACTGGGAAGAATTAAAATATTGGTGCACTGGTGCTGAGCTCCCACCGTTTATTCATAACTGTTGTGTTATGTTTGCTTAAAGTTGTTTCCGAGGCAAACTTGTTTTGTATTTGTGCTTACAATAATTGGGTGGCCATTTGGAACCCCGAAACAATTAAAATTGTGGTTttctgttgtttttgttttctgagtttttgtttttgcatttggGATTAAAATGTTGTTGTTTTCGTTTATAAGTGCTTATGtttgtgcaaaaaaaaaaagattaatgatGTTTATGTAATGCTTATtgaattttatagttttgtttcCCCCTCCCCTCTTTAGCCATTAATGTTACCTAATCATGTTCAGCTAAAATCTTTATCATGTTTCAGtttgtttttccaaaaaatTAGGTTTACAGAAGTTATATACCACATTAAAATCATATCTAATTTTTACTTGCTTGGTTTGGACAACTAGAATTTTCAGGTTATTAGGTTTTTAACCATAAACAatggttgtattttttaaaataaaattgccTGTTTTATTTTACATGGTTAGATAATCGATTTACTAAAAACATAGAATGTACTAATTTAACTTTGgtaattttgataaaacatttttattatattttatgtgaaCCCAAATTGTATTATTTACCCAGAGGAGTTGAAAATACAGGAgttataaataattagaaataagAAAGCAACTGTTATAAAAATGTGCTtgtttatcatttataaataataataagaaagaccttgttatttttatattattattaatcagTTTGATACTAGCTTGATGTACTAGTTACTAGATAATCCCAATTCGAAAATCCATGATCAATGATTTGACTTCActatatgttgtttcattgaaGCCGATTTAAAGAACTATCTGAAGCTATAGGGGCATCAGATTTCTCATCGTAAAAGTGAACATTGTGAGCTACTTAAAAGGGTACCAGAGAAACAGTAAATATCTATTGCATTATgacaaaaaatttttttataatctaaCAGCAACTAAATACAGTTTGGTTAGAATCAGGTTAATCATAGGGTGTTTAATTAATACTTAACTttctttttatacattttatgtgttatatatacaaatagactttgatcaaagaaaaaatagaCAAATCGACTTTCATTATAACTGGAAAgtaatcttttaatttgaaatgtaacctttttattttacaagtattaaatttgttatttattaagTTCTTAATGAATGCAtacatactttttaaaattgcaATGGATTAAAATAAGTATGTTCATcgaaaggcaaaaaaaaatcaaaattttttctGTCATAGTAATAAATATTCTGaaacaattaacaaaaacaTAGTCAAACCTGCAAAGAGTCACTAATTAGTAGTTTTATGATGTAtgggaaaaaacaaaaacaaactaacAAACGTTTAGTCAAGATTTCTAtagaatttattattttgatttatggtAGAAGGTTGAATAACCATATTGCATTACTAtggtaataaaattaaacaaaagataataattatGGTAGAGAATTCAAAAcagatatactatatatatctgaGTAACTGAGTCAAGATTTCATATGTATCTTTTCAATTAACTATATATAATTGGGACTCAAGTGTGAGTTCAATAAAGCATTTTATATAAGCTTTTAAGGTACACATgccaattttataataatcctAATCTCTAATTATATTAAGACATACTCAGATTTTTATACTGTATCACCatcataaaatatatctatCTTTGTCACAATATgctttattttcaaattatatcgATCAACTTAcgttaaataatacatattcccattttcatattttctaagTTCTTCAAATAGTAAAAATTGTAATCATAAAAAGCCagtaattatatgtttttagaaGAGTGATTTTCCATTTCCATCGTGTTAAAAATTTTCAGATTacatttattgttttgtttgcttATACTGGCTCTCGCTATTGTTTAAAgtaatgatataatttttttactctCTTGAAGTATCAATTTCTGAATATATCAGAAGTTTACATAAGcattaactaattattttttttaaagaagattGAGTTCAATTTAGTTAATGAAATTTTGAGTCTCTTTGATTTtccagtttacaaaaaaaaaaactattctggAATTCAGATTCTTGCAACTGAGTGATGTTacttaatgtattattttggaATTTACAGGAAATGATGTCAAAAGAGATGGTTAAAATAAATCCAGATATGCTAATGCTAAGTGATGATCAGACTCCTAAGATTGGAGCTAGCTTGAGCCAATCTAAACGAAGGAAGATTTCAATTGTTGGCATTAAACCCAACATACCTGACCTGAATGTGAAACCTTGTTATGATTCTGATGaggaagaaaaaggagaaattACAAAAACATTTCAGAATCTTGCAGGTTTAAAATCTCATGATGGATGTTATGTTCATCATAAGCTTTTGTACGAGCTTGAGGTCGAGATCTTTGCTCGTCTTCCATGCTTTGAATACTGGAAACTGCAGTTTCTTAACAAGAAATTTTTGCAGTTGTTAAAAAGTGGTGAAATTTTCAGGGTGAGACAAGAAAAAGGCCTTGTGAAACCCTACGTGATTTTGCATTCAGGGGCTGATTCAAATTGGGAAATGTTTGATAaggattttaaaaactttcagaaACTTcctaaagttccttcttctgactATTGCTTTTTCCACAGCGATAAGGAAACAATTAGTGTGGGTACTCAGTTAATTGTCATTGGAAGAGAAATAGAGGGAATTGTGGTGTTTCGCTACGAGCTAGAGAATCATAAGTGGTTCAAAGGTCCTTCAATGATCACACCGAGGGTCATGTACGGTTCTGCTAGCCATGGAAAAACCGCATTTTTTGCAGGAGGCATTCAAAAGGATGACAATGAGAACCCTATAGTTGTTCGAACCGTAGAAAAGTATAATGCTGATACAAAAAGTTGGACTATGATTAATGGAATGCATAAAGCAAGGAAGTTCAGCTCAGGATGTTTCTTGCGTGGAAAGTTTTATGTCCTCGGTGGCCGAGATGAGAATGATAAACACCTCACTTGTGGAGAAAGTTATGATGAGACCACAAATTCTTGGGAGTTGATACCTGACATGTTAAAGGACATGACATTCATTATTCCTTCCCAATCTCCGCCTCTTATAGCTGTGGTTGATGACAATCTATACATGTTGGAGACATCTTTGAACGAGCTTCGCGTATATGATATAAACACAAATATTTGGAAGAAACTTGGTGTTGTCCCTGTGAGCGCAAACACTACCTTTGGTTGGGGGACTGCGTTTAAATCTATGGGAGATAGACTTCTGGTTGTTGGAACTTATCACTCTTGGCATAGGAAAGCAATAGTCTACTCATGCCgtccttctccagacgtggaagaGCAGCACTGGGAAGAATTAAAATATTGGTGCACTGGTGCTGAGCTCCCACCGTTTATTCATAACTGTTGTGTTATGTTTGCTTAAAGTTGTTTCCGAGGCAAACTTGTTTTGTATTTGTGCTTACAATAATTGGGTGGCCATTTGGAACCCCGAAACAATTAAAATTGTGGTTttctgttgtttttgttttctgagtttttgtttttgcatttggGATTAAAATGTTGTTGTTTTCGTTTATAAGTGCTTATGtttgtgcaaaaaaaaaaagattaatgatGTTTATGTAATGCTTATtgaattttatagttttgtttcCCCCTCCCCTCTTTAGCCATTAATGTTACCTAATCATGTTCAGCTAAAATCTTTATCATGTTTCAGtttgtttttccaaaaaatTAGGTTTACAGAAGTTATATACCACATTAAAATCATATCTAATTTTTACTTGCTTGGTTTGGACAACTAGAATTTTCAGGTTATTAGGTTTTTAACCATAAACAatggttgtattttttaaaataaaattgccTGTTTTATTTTACATGGTTAGATAATCGATTTACTAAAAACATAGAATGTACTAATTTAACTTTGgtaattttgataaaacatttttattatattttatgtgaaCCCAAATTGTATTATTTACCCAGAGGAGTTGAAAATACAGGAgttataaataattagaaataagAAAGCAACTGTTATAAAAATGTGCTtgtttatcatttataaataataataagaaagaccttgttatttttatattattattaatcagtttgatactagttgtactagttactAGATAATCCCAATTCGAAAATCCATGATCAATGATTTGACTTCActatatgttgtttcattgaaGCCGATTTAAAGAACTATCTGAAGCTATAGGGGCATCAGATTTCTCATCGTAAAAGTGAACATTGTGAGCTACTTAAAAGGGTACCAGAGAAACAGTAAATATCTATTGCATTatgacaaaaataatttttttataatctaaCAGCAACTAAATACAGTTTGGTTAGAATCAGGTTAATCATAGGGTGTTTAATTAATacttaactttatttttataaattttatgtgttatatatacaaatagactttgatcaaagaaaaaatagaCAAATCGACTTTCATTATAACTGGAAAgtaatcttttaatttgaaatgtaacctttttattttacaagtattaaatttgttatttattaagTTCTTAATGAATGCAtacatactttttaaaattgcaATGGATTAAAATAAGTATGTTCATcgaaaggcaaaaaaaaatcaaaaatattttctgtcaaactaataaatattctcaaacaattaacaaaaacttagtcaaacCTGCAAAGAGTCACTAATTAGTAGTTTTATGATGTAtgggaaaaaacaaaaacaaacttaCAAACGTTTAGTCAAGATTTCTAtagaatttattattttgatttatggtAGAAGGTTGAATAACCATATTGCATTACTAtggtaataaaattaaacaaaagataataattatGGTAGAGAATTCAAAAcagatatactatatatatctgaGTAACTGAGTCAAGATTTCATATGTATCTTTTCAATTAACTATATATAATTGGGACTCAAGTGTGAGTTCAATAAAGCATTTTATATAAGCTTTTAAGGTACACATgccaattttataataatcctAATCTCTAATTATATTAAGACATACTCAGATTTTTATACTGTATCACCatcataaaatatatctatCTTTGTCACAATATgctttattttcaaattatatcgATCAACTTAcgttaaataatacatattcccattttcatattttctaagTTCTTCAAATAGTAAAAATTGTAATCATAAAAAGCCagtaattatatgtttttagaaGAGTGATTTTCCATTTCCATCGTGTTAAAAATTTTCAGATTacatttattgttttgtttgcttATACTGGCTCTCGCTATTGTTTAAAgtaatgatataatttttttactctCTTGAAGTATCAATTTCTGAATATATCAGAAGTTTACATAAGcattaactaattattttttttaagaagattGAGTTCAATTTAGTTAATGAAATTTTGAGTCTCTTTGATTTTCCagtttacataaaaaaaaactattctggAATTCAGATTCTTGCAACTGGGTGATGTTacttaatgtattattttggaATTTACAGGAAATGATGTCAAAAGAGATGGTTAAAATAAATCCAGATATGCTAATGCTAAGTGATGATCAGACTCCTAAGATTGGAGCTAGCTTGAGCCAATCTAAACGAAGGAAGATTTCAATTGTTGGCATTAAACCCAACATACCTGACCTGAATGTGAAACCTTGTTATGATTCTGATGaggaagaaaaaggagaaattACAAAAACATTTCAGAATCTTGCAGGTTTAAAATCTCATGATGGATGTTATGTTCATCATAAGCTTTTGTACGAGCTTGAGGTCGAGATCTTTGCTCGTCTTCCATGCTTTGAATACTGGAAACTGCAGTTTCTTAACAAGAAATTTTTGCAGTTGTTAAAAAGTGGTGAAATTTTCAGGGTGAGACAAGAAAAAGGCCTTGTGAAACCCTACGTGATTTTGCATTCAGGGGCTGATTCAAATTGGGAAATGTTTGATAAGGATTTTAAAACCTTTCAGAAACTTcctaaagttccttcttctgactATTGCTTTTTCCACAGCGATAAGGAAACAATTAGTGTGGGTACTCAGTTAATTGTCATTGGAAGAGAAATAGAGGGAATTGTGGTGTTTCGCTACGAGCTAGAGAATCATAAGTGGTTCAAAGGTCCTTCAATGATCACACCGAGGGTCATGTACGGTTCTGCTAGCCA
Protein-coding regions in this window:
- the LOC125586272 gene encoding F-box/kelch-repeat protein At3g27150-like, with the protein product MLLNVLFWNLQEMMSKEMVKINPDMLMLSDDQTPKIGASLSQSKRRKISIVGIKPNIPDLNVKPCYDSDEEEKGEITKTFQNLAGLKSHDGCYVHHKLLYELEVEIFARLPCFEYWKLQFLNKKFLQLLKSGEIFRVRQEKGLVKPYVILHSGADSNWEMFDKDFKTFQKLPKVPSSDYCFFHSDKETISVGTQLIVIGREIEGIVVFRYELENHKWFKGPSMITPRVMYGSASHGKTAFFAGGIQKDDNENPIVVRTVEKYNADTKSWTMINGMHKARKFSSGCFLRGKFYVLGGRDENDKHLTCGESYDETTNSWELIPDMLKDMTFIIPSQSPPLIAVVDDNLYMLETSLNELRVYDINTNIWKKLGVVPVSANTTFGWGTAFKSMGDRLLVVGTSHSWHRKAIVYSCRPSPDVEEQHWEELKYWCTGAELPPFIHNCCVMFA
- the LOC125586270 gene encoding F-box/kelch-repeat protein At3g27150-like yields the protein MMSKEMVKINPDMLMLSDDQTPKIGASLSQSKRRKISIVGIKPNIPDLNVKPCYDSDEEEKGEITKTFQNLAGLKSHDGCYVHHKLLYELEVEIFARLPCFEYWKLQFLNKKFLQLLKSGEIFRVRQEKGLVKPYVILHSGADSNWEMFDKDFKNFQKLPKVPSSDYCFFHSDKETISVGTQLIVIGREIEGIVVFRYELENHKWFKGPSMITPRVMYGSASHGKTAFFAGGIQKDDNENPIVVRTVEKYNADTKSWTMINGMHKARKFSSGCFLRGKFYVLGGRDENDKHLTCGESYDETTNSWELIPDMLKDMTFIIPSQSPPLIAVVDDNLYMLETSLNELRVYDINTNIWKKLGVVPVSANTTFGWGTAFKSMGDRLLVVGTYHSWHRKAIVYSCRPSPDVEEQHWEELKYWCTGAELPPFIHNCCVMFA
- the LOC125586271 gene encoding F-box/kelch-repeat protein At3g27150-like, producing the protein MLLNVLFWNLQEMMSKEMVKINPDMLMLSDDQTPKIGASLSQSKRRKISIVGIKPNIPDLNVKPCYDSDEEEKGEITKTFQNLAGLKSHDGCYVHHKLLYELEVEIFARLPCFEYWKLQFLNKKFLQLLKSGEIFRVRQEKGLVKPYVILHSGADSNWEMFDKDFKNFQKLPKVPSSDYCFFHSDKETISVGTQLIVIGREIEGIVVFRYELENHKWFKGPSMITPRVMYGSASHGKTAFFAGGIQKDDNENPIVVRTVEKYNADTKSWTMINGMHKARKFSSGCFLRGKFYVLGGRDENDKHLTCGESYDETTNSWELIPDMLKDMTFIIPSQSPPLIAVVDDNLYMLETSLNELRVYDINTNIWKKLGVVPVSANTTFGWGTAFKSMGDRLLVVGTYHSWHRKAIVYSCRPSPDVEEQHWEELKYWCTGAELPPFIHNCCVMFA